The following are encoded together in the Phenylobacterium sp. NIBR 498073 genome:
- a CDS encoding TetR family transcriptional regulator — protein MTDPSALARPLRRRDAEATRAAILEAAKRQFARAGYDCTLRDIAGEAGADVALVKRYFGGKEALFVAALKASFGAEDLREWNRATISREIAVMLADSPHADEARTDRFQFLLRAATTPSTAPLLNVLIQERFLGPIRNWLHGPAADARARVFAGTYIGFLVERLIRGEALEGREREVYIDLVAASLERLIALPDVAPDQAPSEGPQPATKT, from the coding sequence ATGACTGATCCTTCTGCGCTTGCCCGCCCGCTTCGTCGGCGCGACGCCGAGGCCACCCGGGCGGCCATTCTCGAAGCGGCCAAGCGCCAATTTGCGCGGGCGGGCTATGACTGCACCCTGCGGGATATCGCTGGCGAGGCTGGCGCTGATGTTGCACTGGTGAAGCGCTACTTCGGAGGCAAAGAGGCGCTGTTTGTCGCCGCTCTGAAGGCGTCGTTCGGCGCCGAGGATCTCCGGGAGTGGAATCGCGCGACCATCTCGCGCGAGATTGCTGTGATGCTGGCCGACAGTCCCCATGCCGACGAAGCGCGGACGGACCGATTTCAATTCCTGCTGCGCGCGGCCACAACGCCCAGCACCGCGCCGCTGCTCAACGTGCTCATTCAGGAGCGCTTCCTGGGTCCCATCCGCAACTGGCTGCATGGCCCGGCAGCCGACGCGCGCGCTCGGGTGTTCGCAGGGACGTACATCGGTTTTCTGGTTGAGCGGCTTATCCGCGGTGAGGCGCTTGAGGGCCGTGAACGCGAGGTCTACATCGATCTTGTAGCCGCAAGTTTGGAGCGCTTGATAGCCCTGCCCGACGTGGCGCCTGATCAAGCCCCCAGCGAGGGCCCGCAACCAGCCACCAAGACCTAG
- a CDS encoding MFS transporter, which yields MTKAASARSSQVPLLTALAFAAVSLPVAAVGIAMSVYLPRHFASHLGVDLAVIGSAFFIVRMIDIPIDGLLGWSMDKTRTPLGRYRLWTILGAPILMLGVYFLFMPPEGVGRTYLIFWLLVLYLGNSILALSHAAWAATLAPHYNDRSRVFGIIAAISVLGAASVLAIPIVNEARAVSDVGNVAMMGWLIILLAPITVALVVWRTPEKIAPEVDGEGFRLRDYGALIARPSFARILLADLCLALGPGWMSATYLFFFTDSRGFTTGQASILLAIYILAGIVGAPLMGRLAMKISKHRAVMVATTCYSLTLISLIAIPQGNLAVAAIPLVFAGIMASGFNVLTRAMTADIADEIRLEKGKERSGLLYAITTMTTKVAGAFSIGLTFLVLSQVGYNAADGAQNTAHAIRNLELVFLVGPVVFVMLGGACMIGYGLGAERHAEIRRQLDERDALFDQPPILESVTAEAAVAVPPPSKT from the coding sequence ATGACCAAGGCTGCTTCAGCCCGCTCCTCCCAGGTGCCCTTGCTCACCGCATTGGCCTTCGCCGCTGTCAGTCTGCCGGTCGCGGCGGTGGGCATCGCGATGTCGGTCTACCTGCCACGACACTTCGCCAGCCACTTGGGCGTGGACTTGGCGGTCATCGGCTCGGCCTTCTTCATTGTCCGCATGATCGATATTCCCATTGACGGCCTTCTTGGCTGGTCGATGGACAAAACCCGCACGCCGCTCGGCCGCTATCGCCTCTGGACGATCCTGGGCGCGCCTATCCTGATGCTCGGGGTGTACTTCCTCTTTATGCCCCCCGAAGGCGTCGGCCGGACCTACCTAATCTTCTGGCTCCTCGTTCTCTATCTGGGCAACTCGATCCTAGCGCTCTCGCATGCAGCATGGGCGGCGACGCTTGCGCCCCACTACAATGATCGCTCGCGGGTCTTCGGCATCATCGCGGCGATCAGCGTTCTGGGCGCCGCCAGCGTCTTGGCGATTCCGATCGTCAACGAGGCGCGAGCAGTGTCCGACGTCGGCAACGTGGCGATGATGGGCTGGCTCATTATCCTGCTTGCGCCCATTACGGTCGCGCTCGTCGTCTGGCGAACGCCAGAGAAGATCGCCCCCGAGGTGGATGGGGAGGGCTTTCGGTTGCGCGACTACGGCGCGCTGATCGCGCGGCCGTCGTTCGCGCGAATCCTCCTGGCGGACCTTTGCTTGGCGCTGGGGCCGGGCTGGATGAGCGCAACCTATCTGTTCTTCTTCACCGACAGTCGAGGGTTCACGACGGGGCAGGCGAGCATTCTGCTCGCGATCTACATCCTGGCTGGGATTGTCGGGGCGCCGCTGATGGGGCGGCTCGCAATGAAGATTTCAAAGCATCGCGCGGTGATGGTCGCCACCACCTGCTATTCGCTGACGCTCATCTCACTGATCGCGATCCCTCAGGGGAATTTGGCGGTGGCCGCCATTCCGCTGGTGTTCGCTGGAATCATGGCCTCCGGGTTCAACGTGCTGACTCGCGCGATGACCGCTGACATCGCCGACGAGATCCGCCTGGAGAAGGGTAAGGAACGGTCCGGCCTGCTCTATGCGATCACCACGATGACCACCAAGGTGGCCGGCGCTTTTTCCATCGGGCTCACCTTCCTGGTCCTTTCCCAGGTCGGCTACAACGCCGCCGATGGCGCACAAAATACGGCGCACGCCATCAGAAACCTTGAGCTGGTGTTCCTGGTGGGGCCTGTCGTGTTCGTGATGTTGGGCGGGGCCTGCATGATTGGCTACGGCCTCGGAGCCGAGCGGCATGCTGAAATCCGTCGCCAGCTAGATGAGCGCGATGCGCTATTCGATCAGCCCCCGATCCTCGAGAGCGTGACGGCGGAAGCCGCGGTCGCCGTTCCACCTCCATCCAAGACATGA
- a CDS encoding ATP-binding protein, which yields MTQPGKDGVAQWGGAALPDLIEAMAGRSRQLWLRLVIGVLIACIVGPSLGAPLTVGWYVAWSLLQLAEVAWTRRAQRMSREQAVIGGVVLVALGSTVLAALGAAAILSGNSWLLVCGVWLLAGALLNACAASGTSPAIFWATAAPTFAGTLAVVLAAARAGAPAAMLCALTLSATLLFVAALAVRGVALRALQSARAASASKGAFLAQVSHEIRTPLNGVLGMAQIMSSGELSDEQRERLEVINRSGRALLSLLNDVLDISKIEAGKLTFDVRPFDLEQLALDLALAFDAAAGPGVGVCADLDAAIAGRWLGDETRTRQILTNLLSNAVKFTKAGEIRLTARVLDGGVELAVSDSGIGIPADRLESIFDSYEQASASTAREFGGTGLGLAISRELAMLMGGRIWATSVLGIGSTFRLWLPLPFEADPLEEPAPPSSTVVDFESLRVLVAEDHPVNQEVIRLMLEPLGIKPIIAGDGRAAVEAWRQADWDLVLMDIQMPVMDGLEAVALIRAEEARAGRPPTPVIALTANAMSHQIEEYVAAGMSGCVAKPLEFALLVEAMSAALGGASAAAGKHVHEAGPVGG from the coding sequence ATGACCCAGCCCGGCAAGGACGGCGTCGCGCAGTGGGGCGGGGCGGCCTTGCCCGATCTCATTGAAGCCATGGCTGGCCGGTCTCGTCAGCTTTGGCTCAGACTGGTGATCGGCGTGCTGATCGCCTGCATCGTCGGTCCCTCGTTGGGGGCGCCCCTGACGGTCGGCTGGTACGTCGCGTGGTCCCTGTTGCAACTGGCCGAAGTGGCGTGGACGCGCCGAGCCCAGCGCATGTCGCGCGAGCAGGCCGTCATCGGCGGCGTGGTGCTAGTCGCACTGGGGAGCACAGTGCTGGCCGCCCTTGGGGCGGCCGCCATCCTGAGCGGGAACAGCTGGCTGCTGGTTTGTGGTGTCTGGCTCCTGGCCGGCGCCTTGCTCAACGCCTGCGCCGCAAGCGGGACGTCCCCGGCAATCTTCTGGGCCACGGCGGCTCCGACTTTCGCCGGCACGCTTGCGGTGGTGCTGGCGGCGGCTCGGGCCGGGGCGCCTGCCGCTATGCTGTGTGCGCTGACGCTCTCGGCCACCTTGCTCTTTGTCGCAGCTCTGGCGGTTCGGGGCGTCGCTCTGCGTGCGCTGCAGTCAGCAAGGGCGGCGAGCGCATCCAAAGGCGCATTTCTCGCCCAGGTCAGTCACGAAATCCGCACACCGCTGAACGGCGTGCTCGGCATGGCTCAGATTATGTCTTCCGGTGAGCTGTCCGACGAGCAGCGCGAGCGCCTGGAAGTGATCAATCGATCGGGGCGCGCGCTGCTCTCGCTCCTGAATGACGTCCTCGACATATCCAAAATCGAGGCCGGCAAGTTGACGTTCGACGTTCGACCTTTCGACCTCGAGCAACTCGCGCTTGATCTGGCGCTGGCCTTTGACGCAGCGGCTGGCCCGGGCGTGGGCGTATGCGCAGATCTTGACGCGGCCATCGCGGGCCGTTGGCTTGGCGACGAAACTCGGACCCGCCAGATCCTCACCAACCTACTGTCCAATGCGGTGAAGTTTACGAAGGCCGGCGAAATTCGGCTTACCGCGCGGGTGTTGGACGGCGGGGTGGAGCTCGCCGTCTCCGACAGCGGGATCGGCATCCCAGCCGATCGGTTGGAAAGCATCTTCGACTCCTATGAACAGGCCAGCGCCAGTACGGCCCGGGAGTTCGGCGGGACGGGCCTTGGCCTCGCCATAAGTCGGGAACTCGCCATGCTGATGGGAGGGCGTATCTGGGCGACAAGTGTTCTTGGCATTGGCAGCACCTTTCGACTGTGGCTGCCGCTCCCGTTTGAGGCCGATCCGTTGGAGGAGCCGGCGCCACCCAGTTCGACGGTGGTCGACTTTGAAAGCCTGCGGGTACTGGTCGCCGAAGATCACCCCGTGAACCAGGAGGTGATCCGGCTGATGTTGGAGCCGCTGGGGATCAAGCCGATCATCGCGGGCGACGGGCGGGCCGCGGTGGAGGCCTGGCGGCAGGCCGATTGGGACCTTGTCCTCATGGATATCCAAATGCCGGTGATGGACGGGTTGGAAGCTGTCGCACTCATCCGGGCCGAAGAAGCCCGCGCTGGGCGCCCGCCCACACCGGTGATCGCCCTCACAGCAAACGCGATGTCTCATCAGATCGAGGAGTACGTCGCTGCAGGGATGAGCGGCTGCGTGGCCAAGCCGCTGGAATTTGCGTTGCTGGTCGAAGCCATGAGCGCCGCCCTCGGAGGCGCGAGCGCCGCAGCAGGCAAGCATGTTCACGAGGCCGGGCCGGTCGGCGGCTAG